One segment of Triticum aestivum cultivar Chinese Spring chromosome 2A, IWGSC CS RefSeq v2.1, whole genome shotgun sequence DNA contains the following:
- the LOC123191624 gene encoding uncharacterized protein, with product MMPRVEALAADRARLEAVNALQHESWPLGGPRRSPPVAPPQGCYRTATLVCCTEYRTPNSLKSENEDLKILYKCELENEELKIRANDREEEEDARQRQNQRVGSGRGLRRHGCGGSSCSRRALCPAPARRALPLWISSNGGRFWHVPQVQNEEDLCLHSPSGEQMDFCTPLGQHHRVSS from the exons ATGATGCCGCGGGTGGAGGCGCTCGCCGCCGACCGCGCGCGGCTGGAGGCCGTCAACGCGCTGCAGCACGAGTCCTGGCCCCTGGGAGGCCCGCGACGTTCGCCTCCAGTGGCGCCTCCTCAAG GTTGCTACCGGACTGCTACCCTTGTCTGCTGCACTGAATATAGAACACCTAATTCCCTAAAGAGTGAAAATGAGGATCTAAAGATTTTATACAAGTGTGAGCTGGAAAACGAGGAGCTTAAG ATAAGAGCCAACgaccgggaggaggaggaggacgcacGGCAGCGTCAGAATCAGCGCGTCGGATCCGGCCGAGGCTTACGTCGACACGGATGCGGAGGCTCTAGCTGCAGCCGCCGCGCTCTATGCCCCGCCCCTGCTCGCCGAGCCCTGCCTCTCTGGATCTCCAGCAAT GGAGGTCGCTTCTGGCATGTTCCGCAAGTTCAAAACGAAGAAGATCTCTGTTTGCACAGCCCTTCAGGGGAACAAATGGATTTCTGCACTCCGTTAGGTCAACACCACCGAGTTAGTTCATGA